The window agctgaacatgaaggaagctcaggatcgacagcagagttatgccgataggaggaggagagatcttgagtttcaggtaggagacagagtgtacctcaagatggccatgttgcggggtccgaacaggtcattgactgagactaagttgagtctgaggtatatgggaccgttcagagtgattgagcgggtgggaccggttgcatataggctggagatgcctgaggttatgcgtgcgttccatgTTTcgatgttgcggaagtgtctccctgaggatgatcagttgttggctaagattcctgaggatcttcagcctaataTGACTTTGGAGGCTAGACcggtgagggttctcgagaggaggatcaaggaacttcggaagatgagagtcctttgggactgtgatggtgttgaggagcagacttgggagccagagacgacaatgaaggcaaggttcaagaagtggttcgagaagcaggtcgcgacttgaacttgtctagccttgTTCAAGTTgttgtccgtggctggagcgggaatggagtattccagcccatctctcttgtttacttggtcgcttaggggtagTTGGTtttgcgactaagtaacaaaatgaggtggtgtttgggataAGAAGTTCCGCGAAGCTGGTATCGgaaaaggaaagtttcctgaaatggaATTTCCAagagtggaaagtttccaaaagtgaaAAGTTCTAAAATTGgtaagttttatgtgagttagaatttgaccattttttttagtggttgtgggccttggaggggcttgtgtggccttcgtggcagatttttgagtcattgtgcccgcGTGTGGCGGTATttcgagacattgtgtggcctttgtggcgggctgtttagccaattgtgtggccttttgTGGTGGgccatggagacggttgcacgggagtccttgactgatggttgttgaagattcgaggacgaatctatgttggtgggggagaattataacatccgcaaaccggaATCCTGGTTTAGagggtgcatcgatcgatgcactatgtgcatcggtcgatgcaaggccggttatgtgcggacgagtttaagttaaacgctgcgttttgggttagggaaaacccttaacacgaGTTTCTGTCTCATTAGTcatgtttagccgcttttgaaagaaagaaaagagagaaaaggtgttcctaagtgttcttgacTGTTCCTGAGGAGTTTGCGAGATTGGAAGCTTTTCctatagagatctgtagctgggatcgctgtaggagcttcctggaattgtttagtgcatgaccatggcttatctaagctggagatttctctgatatgcttgttatgtgttgttaggcttgttagtatGTTAGTTGGGACAtagggaagctttcttgtggcttgggatcgagttttgtggttgtaggaacgaagatccggtgagaagcttcggggaaaaacgatgctcagcatgtgcgtcggtcgatgcaaatgcaaGGACGGCGAGTTAAACCTAAGGTTtttgtgctatgtcgagcacgcatcggtcgatgcagcgtgcgtgtcggtcgatgcaagccttGTGTTGGTCAATGCAACCCCaatcggtgtcggtcgatgcatggttggtgtcagtcgatgtagagtcctggtttgttattaatgtttgttgattgttgattgatggttagagatgtctctattgcttgtgtgtatagcccggtagatgggaggattattgagtgtttattaaatactcatgcattgcaaattgtgtttgtggtgcaggtaaaggcaaagtatgatcctggaatcaaggcaatgaagaggaagatgttctagagactcgattggatgttgtctggcttgctaggttgctagagttgagtcctagaatgttgtttaggattgctggttctctggtttatgttgattggaaCTATTActggttattatttttttttgattattgtattattggatatttattggtattgttatttctcctgtttggtgtgtttgtggttaggtggctagtgggtttgggaccactagttgtagagtatttatttattattaaaaaaaaacgggtcggatcgtttcaatggagagtatttataataatactgAGGCATCTCAATTGTTTTGTGTGGTGCAAGTAAAAGGAAAGTGTTAtgcgtggaatcaaggcgattaagaggaggatgttctagaaactcggttgtttgttctatggtgatgttaggttgctagaatagAATGTAGTTGTCTAGAATGGTTGTTTAGGTTACTATTTCATTGCTTTATGTATTTGTTGATTATTAGTATTAAATTCactggttattggttattatttctATTGGGTTTCTGGTTTAATGTTATTGATTATTTCCGCTCTATGTTGATTGGGGTTAGGATATTAGTCAGTATGGGATcactaatttaatattatattaaaaacaaaaaattgggtcgggtcgtttcaaagGTACCATCACGTTCATCGAATTTGAAGGTAGATTGTCTTGCTCGGTCGTCTAGATCTTTAGCTTCAgcaatttcttttgtaaactcttttcctccggtaTAGGAGTTCTTTTCTAATTagtgtttggttgacaaaaaaattagaaatgtacttaaatattttattgaaaggtttgttaaattttgtttgtgaGCTTtaaatctcttaaatttaaaattggcAGTTTCCTACACTAATAATGTATTAAAAACAGTTGTACCTTATTGATTCAAAAGTGTTGGCCAGTATGCATATCAATCATTTGATAActgttaatttaatttatttttattaaaactgttttaaatatattaaattcaaaGTTGATATTTTCTACACTAGTAAAAATGACAAACCattaatacattattttttttgcataaaatgAACACtgattttatgtattttaattaatgttcaTATGAAAGACATATTTTTGTCAGAAATTAGATACTTCAAGCATATAATGACACGAATTCACATTAGATATGCATTTCACAACGATAGTCTGAAATAAACACCTAAGAATTATCTGAATCAAAGAAATAGAAGGTGTTTTTACTAGTGAAGCTAGAGCCAAGTTCACTAggtgtttttatataaataagtgtttttCAAATCAACTAAGTAAGATTGGTGGCTAgagccaagttcttctccagcCTCTATCTCTGATTTATCCACGTCATTAATACCTattaattaatatcataattattgctatatcatatttatatatatttgtaggtAACTGTCACAGATATAATTAATGTACCGTCCTTGTCGATACAATTTAAGCATAGATATTTTCATCTCGCTTCTTTTGCTCATTTTCTAGATATCGCTTCTCTTCAATCGCTATCTCTATCTAGGAACGCAATTCCTTTATCCGTCtctacataataaaataattatattactgCAAAAATATTATGAGGTAGTAATAATAGTAGTAAATATATGGAATCAACTAAGAGAGGTATATATACCTCAAGCTCCATGGATCGCTTCACTAAAGAATCTAGATATTGAACCTTCTTCAACCTTGAATTTGGAGCTGAAACACGGTTTGCAATTATcctacatatataattaaatatgagaCACTGAATTCAATTACAACTTGATTTAGCTGATATATATCAATAGGAAGACAAGGAGCTATATAATCCCTCTTCTTTTCCAAGAACAACGACATTTCTCAATCCCTCGCTATCTTTTCGTTCCGAGTCGGCAAGAGCACTCTAAGATCCTTTTTCAAACCTGCTCCCATTTCGTTGGAGTTTCGGAccctttttgatttttgaagtaCAGCCCTGCTCTATAGTGGAGTTATCTATCAATCGATTTGAAAATAGCACGTTCATCTCGCTTTTCGTTCATTTTCGCGGCAACGAAGTGAAGTTCATGAGACCACGGCGGAGTGGAGCAGCCGCAACACTCTTTTTCCTTAGCTGGATCTCGCTGGGAGGGTACTCAGAGTATAGTGGGTACCTCGTAGGACCTCGACCGGTGTGGTACACATATCTGTCAATGTCAATCAAGTAATAGAATTCATTCCCACTGTCTgaagaagttttttttccaGCTCTTGAGCTGATTGAATGATTTTTGTTCACTGCTAAGCTAATCGATAAAGAATAATGAAAAATTGTGTAACCTTTTGAGCTTCTTAGAATCCGTGGCAGGATCAATATTTTCACGTCTACGAATGGTGAAGCTTTGCTTAACTTCATATTGGAGGTAAACACCTTTCATCTCTCCTGCTTGGCTATCACTTCGGGAAACTCCAAATGATGTCGCAATCACAGGAAAGCTCATTGAGTTAgtttttaattagtaaattttaaaactttgtttaaaacttttttagtaTGAGAATACTACTATCGAGCATTATTTTTATAGTGACGAAAGCACTacttaaatatcatattttccCTTCAGTTGCTCGTATCTTagattttttactatttaaattacatattagACCAATTCATTTTTGCCAGATGTTAGGCCTTATCTTTagcaaaatttttcttttattatattttaatatttcagtTTAAAAGAAATGTTAAGATTTTATTCTAAAACTTGATCTAGGCGGTCATATTAATGGTGCAAGTCACACCATAGTGGTTGACTGAGGCGATTTAGAACTATGCTTCTATTAAACAATGTAACCATAAAACAatgtaaattataatttgaaattaaaatttttttattggggGCTGCAATTAGGTTTTTCATTTTGAATAATGTGAAGAAGAGTCACTAAGGTGGAATTacattttttcctctatttaaatgaaaaattagcAAAGATCATGTTTGTAAATTCGAACTTTGCTGGTCCATTGTGTTGACCAGCACATCCTCATGGTGTTAATCGTCACCCATCGTGACCTATCGCGTCCAACGCTCCTATAGTCAAACGACACCACCATTGTAGAGAACATAGAAAACAGAGATCTCGacgcttagataagtcatggtttGCTTCTGcgtttttgggtttgaaaaCCCTAAGGTCGGATATAAATGGGGAAAAAATTGACGATGTTTGGGATTTAACGGAGATGCGAGGATTTGGAGGATTGCATAAGTCGATGCAAAGACGTTACATCGGTCGATTCAAGGacgttgcatcgatcgatgcaaagaGTGTGTTGGCCGACGCAAGTGCGCAGAGTCGACgctgatgtgtctgtattttgtaggatttttaaccatagttttaaaaattggtttgagtcttttgttgagtcaaagtgtgcttttagtgtctttttagtcttttgtgagtctgtacaggttttaggttactttggaaggaaactgagtgttttgggaaTATAAACATGCATTTGGAGCCAATTTGGTAAAGACTGATCAGACTAGAAAGCAGATGGAGAAAACGCAGAAAAAGCACCCAGGATCGACCGGTGCTCACTtgggatcgaccgatcccgtCCCCGactcaagttttccttttttttgttttaaaccgattTTTAGATGTTCGTCCTCtagagacataagctttattttctgaaactttTCTGTATTGAGAGCTGGaaggagaagatctctaatccttcttgacactttggagaagatttctaaaccttattttctattcttttgcaattcaattatgttttcttcatcattgattTGCTTTTTCTGTtactccatgtctgagtagtttctcaATTGGGTTTAGGGGTTCAAAAGGGtttctatgattaattgatgctaggTTTGTTATattagggattgatcttattgttcttcatctattgttgctCTTAATtcttaagctagattgatcactaataactctctaatttacatgtctTAGACACCCTTTTTCATCCATGTTTTGCATTATaaataccctaaccttagcatttttaggtcttTAACCtcaggaatttgcatttaggccgtTTAGGATGCTGCATtattgcatttgtgcattttggatgaaaacaggtgctttggagcACAAAAACGGGAAGAATGAGATAAAACCCGAACATGTACCCGATGGAGTGATCGTGCGAGAAGAAAAGTCCCAACTTTAGCCCGACCAAAGAAgatctaagagcaggaagaCCAACCTGAAGACACACCCGACCATACCACCCGGTCATTGCCACatagcacctggtc is drawn from Camelina sativa cultivar DH55 chromosome 8, Cs, whole genome shotgun sequence and contains these coding sequences:
- the LOC104709505 gene encoding uncharacterized protein LOC104709505 encodes the protein MSFPVIATSFGVSRSDSQAGEMKGVYLQYEVKQSFTIRRRENIDPATDSKKLKRIIANRVSAPNSRLKKVQYLDSLVKRSMELERRIKELRS